A stretch of the Aegilops tauschii subsp. strangulata cultivar AL8/78 chromosome 4, Aet v6.0, whole genome shotgun sequence genome encodes the following:
- the LOC141022064 gene encoding protein SMAX1-LIKE 3-like has product MRVTDGHSLGEEAAAVVRQAVSLAARRGHAQVTPLHIASAMLSSPAPASILRAACIRSQSHPLQHNALDLCLDLALTGLPVSEARHGGDPAPSNAFVAALKRPQSHRRRGGGEGKVELQKLVVSVLDDPSVNRVMRAAGFSSSQVRASVVASLEQSTRAGCNVAARSPNLLADKIMAGGGQPSLETVPDRSGCHASKLVKSILGRPSIFGSTELDETTPNIPSWLRGYKDKTHIRLTYSGTSLQTEAACRRRKFTELTATNLKILCNALKLRVPWHGSIVPGISTTVLRCRSGVKGRRTSSSSSLMATTWLLFLGRDGGGKMAVARELARLVFGSYAEFTVLHVQGDPDIPARSGKLTLKRPRSPNNGNGGGLGARLFEAVRENPHRVILIDGVDRLDRDLEMRVKNAIVNGGMVRACNGDMVSLEDAIVVLSASDVLDSRYVASSSSPWVKRRFSGQNNEQGDAAEMEVRSRRRHGWNLNVCAVDEEEEEEDSLADDEGLMNAVDGVFLFN; this is encoded by the exons ATGCGGGTCACCGACGGGCACTCGctgggggaggaggcggccgccgTAGTGCGGCAAGCGGTGAGCCTGGCGGCGCGGCGGGGGCACGCGCAGGTCACCCCGCTCCACATCGCAAGCGCAATGCTCTCGTCCCCGGCGCCGGCAAGCATCCTTCGCGCCGCGTGCATCAGGTCCCAGTCCCACCCCTTGCAGCACAACGCGCTCGACCTCTGCCTGGACCTCGCGCTCACCGGCCTCCCCGTATCCGAGGCCCGCCACGGTGGCGAcccggcgccgtccaacgctttCGTGGCCGCGCTGAAGCGGCCGCAGTCGCACCGGCGCAGGGGCGGGGGCGAGGGTAAGGTCGAGCTCCAGAAGCTCGTCGTCTCCGTCCTCGACGACCCCAGCGTCAACCGCGTCATGCGCGCGGCGGGATTCTCGAGCTCCCAGGTCAGGGCCAGCGTCGTCGCTTCGTTGGAGCAATCGACGAGAGCAGGCTGCAACGTCGCCGCGCGTTCTCCAAATTTGCTTGCCGACAAGATTATGGCTGGAGGAGGGCAGCCATCTCTGGAGACCGTCCCGGACAGAAG TGGGTGTCACGCTAGCAAATTAGTAAAATCAATACTAGGGCGACCGAGCATCTTTGGCAGCACCGAGCTAGACGAAACGACGCCGAACATTCCTTCGTGGCTCCGCGGCTACAAAGATAAAACTCATATCAGATTAACCTACAGTGGCACCAGTCTTCAAACAGAG GCTGCTTGCCGCCGGCGGAAGTTCACGGAGCTCACAGCGACAAATCTCAAGATCCTCTGCAACGCGCTCAAGCTGCGCGTTCCGTGGCATGGGAGCATCGTCCCCGGCATATCGACCACGGTGCTCCGGTGCCGATCCGGCGTGAAGGGGAGGAGGACGTCGAGCTCGTCGTCGTTGATGGCAACGACCTGGCTGCTCTTCCTAGGAAGGGATGGTGGCGGCAAGATGGCGGTTGCTCGGGAGCTTGCAAGGCTCGTGTTTGGCTCCTACGCCGAGTTCACCGTCCTGCATGTGCAGGGTGACCCCGACATTCCCGCACGGAGCGGCAAGCTCACCCTCAAGAGGCCGAGATCACCAAACAACGGCAATGGTGGCGGCCTCGGGGCGAGGCTGTTCGAAGCGGTCAGGGAGAACCCTCACCGCGTTATATTGATAGACGGCGTCGACCGTCTGGATCGCGATTTGGAGATGCGCGTCAAGAATGCCATCGTTAATGGAGGAATGGTGAGGGCATGCAATGGCGACATGGTCAGCCTGGAGGATGCCATCGTAGTGCTGAGCGCCTCTGACGTCTTGGACTCGAGGTATGTGGCTTCATCTTCCTCCCCATGGGTGAAGCGACGCTTTAGCGGACAGAACAATGAGCAAGGTGATGCCGCGGAGATGGAAGTGAGATCTCGTCGTCGTCATGGCTGGAATTTGAACGTTTGTGCAGTggatgaggaagaggaggaggaagacagtTTGGCTGATGACGAGGGGCTCATGAATGCTGTGGATGGTGTTTTCCTTTTCAATTAG